Proteins co-encoded in one Flavivirga eckloniae genomic window:
- a CDS encoding helix-turn-helix domain-containing protein, whose amino-acid sequence MTENRELDLAWNFVNNTDRNVFLTGKAGTGKTTFLRKLKMKSLKRMVVVAPTGVAAINAKGVTIHSFFQMPFGPLLPDADSSTNSGFNRKFSKNKINIIKSLDLLVIDEISMVRADLLDGIDRVLRRFKNRNKVFGGVQVLMIGDLQQLSPIIKEDEWELLKSFYKNGFFFSSQAYMQCDAITIELNHIYRQDNPKFIKILNEIRTNALTQASAEELNKRFQPDFVPDEKEGYISLTTHNNKAEHTNNAELDKLKTEERTYNAVVEGKFPEYAYPNKEELTLKVGAQVMFIKNDSSTEKRYFNGKIGKVIHLDKSEVIVHCQEDDFNIVTTPEVWENINYTVDKETKAITENKIGSYTQMPLRLAWSITIHKSQGLTFEKAIIDAQGAFAHGQTYVALSRCKSLEGLVLKSKISSNHIISDNQVLSFSKTAEENQPDENILKASQSEFQLNLIAELFDFYKFLHPIGRILDIYYKNRTSIEGQVEAPLNTMKSCVTELLKVANAFKAQLKTLSETLEAPESSPEIQDRFIKAVGYFVEQTRLHLSSAAKTFGFTTDNKTIEKDIIKQFDTIEELLASKLLYFEGLTTGFNVTTFLELRAKSVFLAKEKPKKPRKTVIDGTTNLELFELLRELRNEIAKQEDLAHFQVFTQKALYDMCETLPTNKQELIQVNGMGKVRVEKYGNAILEVIRGYCDEHDIETSAASEIDFFEDPKPKPKRQKGDTKKISLDLFKAGKSPDAIALERDLNVNTVIGHLASFISLGDVKITDLMPEAHYKELKSIIPKTKFENLSDLKHQIDDKYTYGELRLVLDSLNNQK is encoded by the coding sequence ATGACAGAGAATAGAGAGCTTGATTTAGCCTGGAATTTTGTTAATAATACCGATAGAAATGTATTCTTAACAGGGAAAGCTGGTACTGGGAAAACTACTTTTTTGCGCAAGCTAAAAATGAAATCTCTAAAACGTATGGTTGTCGTGGCTCCTACAGGAGTTGCTGCTATTAATGCAAAAGGCGTAACAATACATTCTTTTTTTCAAATGCCTTTTGGCCCACTTTTACCAGATGCCGACTCAAGCACTAATTCTGGTTTTAATCGCAAGTTTAGCAAGAATAAAATAAACATTATTAAATCTCTTGATTTATTAGTCATTGATGAGATTAGTATGGTTCGTGCCGATTTACTTGATGGTATCGACAGGGTTTTAAGACGCTTTAAGAATAGAAATAAGGTGTTTGGAGGGGTACAAGTATTAATGATAGGCGATCTGCAACAATTATCCCCTATTATAAAAGAAGATGAATGGGAATTGCTGAAGTCTTTTTATAAAAACGGATTCTTTTTTAGTAGTCAGGCCTATATGCAGTGTGATGCCATTACTATCGAGTTAAATCATATTTATAGACAGGATAACCCTAAGTTTATTAAAATTCTTAATGAAATACGCACTAATGCGCTAACGCAAGCTTCGGCAGAAGAATTAAACAAACGTTTTCAGCCAGATTTTGTGCCAGATGAAAAAGAAGGCTATATCTCTTTAACAACGCATAACAATAAGGCTGAACATACCAACAACGCAGAGCTAGACAAACTTAAAACAGAGGAGCGTACATATAATGCCGTTGTAGAAGGAAAGTTTCCAGAATATGCCTATCCCAATAAAGAAGAATTGACTTTAAAAGTTGGTGCGCAGGTCATGTTTATTAAAAACGATAGCTCAACCGAAAAGCGTTATTTTAATGGGAAGATTGGTAAGGTGATTCATTTGGATAAAAGTGAAGTAATTGTACACTGCCAGGAAGATGATTTTAATATTGTAACTACACCAGAAGTTTGGGAAAATATTAATTATACTGTAGATAAGGAAACAAAAGCCATTACCGAAAATAAAATAGGATCTTACACACAGATGCCCTTGCGATTGGCATGGTCTATAACGATACATAAAAGTCAAGGATTAACTTTTGAAAAAGCTATTATTGATGCGCAAGGCGCTTTTGCTCACGGACAAACCTATGTAGCATTAAGCAGATGTAAATCTTTAGAAGGTTTGGTTCTTAAGAGTAAAATAAGCTCTAATCACATCATCAGTGATAATCAGGTGTTATCTTTTAGTAAAACTGCTGAGGAAAATCAACCGGACGAAAACATTTTAAAAGCATCGCAATCGGAGTTTCAGCTGAATTTAATAGCAGAATTATTTGATTTTTATAAATTTCTGCATCCTATAGGACGTATACTTGATATTTATTATAAGAACAGAACTAGTATTGAAGGTCAGGTGGAAGCCCCTTTAAATACCATGAAATCTTGTGTTACGGAGTTACTAAAAGTAGCTAATGCGTTTAAGGCACAGCTTAAAACGCTATCTGAAACGTTAGAAGCTCCCGAGTCGAGCCCAGAGATTCAAGATCGTTTTATAAAAGCAGTTGGTTATTTTGTGGAGCAAACAAGATTACATTTAAGTTCTGCAGCCAAAACTTTTGGTTTTACTACAGATAATAAGACGATTGAAAAAGATATCATTAAACAGTTTGATACTATAGAAGAATTATTAGCGTCTAAACTATTATATTTTGAAGGCTTAACGACAGGTTTTAACGTAACAACCTTTTTAGAATTACGAGCGAAATCTGTTTTTCTTGCTAAAGAAAAACCTAAAAAACCTCGAAAAACGGTTATTGATGGTACGACAAATTTAGAGCTATTCGAATTGTTACGTGAGTTACGAAACGAGATAGCCAAGCAAGAAGATTTGGCACATTTTCAGGTGTTTACACAAAAGGCTTTGTACGATATGTGCGAAACTTTACCAACCAATAAACAAGAGCTAATACAGGTTAATGGTATGGGGAAGGTACGTGTTGAAAAATATGGAAATGCTATTTTGGAAGTTATTCGAGGGTATTGCGACGAGCATGATATTGAAACATCTGCAGCTAGTGAGATAGATTTTTTTGAAGATCCCAAACCTAAACCAAAACGACAGAAAGGGGATACTAAAAAGATATCTCTAGACTTATTTAAAGCAGGTAAGTCTCCAGATGCAATTGCTTTAGAAAGGGATTTGAACGTAAATACTGTTATAGGGCATCTGGCCAGCTTTATTTCCTTAGGAGATGTGAAAATTACGGATTTAATGCCTGAAGCACATTATAAGGAACTAAAATCCATTATTCCTAAAACAAAATTTGAAAATCTGTCTGATTTAAAACATCAAATAGATGATAAATATACTTATGGAGAACTACGTTTGGTGCTTGATAGTTTAAACAATCAAAAATGA